The Candidatus Methylacidiphilales bacterium region TCGGATGAGGGGTTATTTATTAGCCCATTTCTTGATCGGGCGCTGCATCACTCCGCCGAGTTCGTATAATTTTGCCTTGTTGTGGATCATCTCAGATCTTGAAAGACCCGTGATTGCGTAGTCCTGTCTCAGAAAAATAGCCTCTTCAGGACAGACTTCTTCGCAAAAACCGCAGTAGATACAGCGTGTCATGTCGATGAAAAATTCCTTAGGAGCCTTTTCCACTTTGGCGTAGGGAGAATCGTGAGGAATCTCGCCGGGAATGATGGTTATTGCGCGTGGGGGGCAAATAAATTCGCATAGTTGGCAACTCACGCACTTTTCACGTCCCTCTTCATCCTTGACGAGGGTGGGGGCGCCCCGATAACCGGGCGGTAAACTCCATTTTTGTTCTGGGTATTCAAGCGTTACTTTAGTTTTTCCTATAATTCGGAGGAGCAGATGCTTCAAGGTGATTCGCAACCCTGTGAGGATTGCCGGTAGGTAGAGTTTCTCATACCATTTCAAACTGGGGCGAGCGATGACCATAGTTTAATCATACTTTGAATTCAACTGCTGACAAACGCTTTTGGAGCATTGTTCTATTTGCGATTCTTAAGTAATTTGAAGAGATATGGAACTTGAATCACTTGTAGACGCCTTTCTGGACTCATATGCAGAGCATGGAGGCATCAACCACATCGATGGCATTAATCTTCCATCAAAAGCGAGTATCGCGAATATTTTGGAAAATCTGCTCCATCTTCTCATGCCGGGATTTTGGGGAGATACCATGGAGAACACGGATGGATTGCCACAATATACCCGGAATCAACTCAAAACCATCGTCACACAACTGAGTGCTGAAATTGAAAAAAGCCTTGAGTTCGCTCCTGTGGCGGGTGTGCGGACACCAGAGGTCGTTTACGCTTTTTTTACGCGTTTGCTTTCTCTGCGTCCGATTCTTCAAAAAGATGCTGAAGCTGCCTTTAATGGGGATCCGGCAGCGACGTGCATTGAGGAAGTCATTTTGGCTTATCCTGGATTTGAGGCTTTGGCGGTGTATCGCATCGCGCACATTCTATATGAACTTCGGGTGCCGCTCATTCCTCGAATGATGACGGAATGGGCGCATGGGCGCACTGGCGTGGATATTCATCCCGGCGCGCGGATTGGAACATCTTTTTTCATGGATCATGGGACTGGAATCGTGATTGGGGAGACTTGTATCATAGGCGATCGCGTTAAAATTTATCATGGTGTTACGCTCGGCGCGCGCTCCACATCGGGGGGACAACGTTTGCGTGGAGTGCAGCGTCATCCAATTATTGAAGATGATGTGACAATTTATCCTGGAGCAACGATTCTTGGTGGAGATACTCGCATAGGTGCGCGTTCAGTCATAGGCGGAAACGTCTGGCTCACGCATAGCGTTCCGCCTGATAGTTTAGTGACCTTTCATACGCCGGAGCTATTGATTCGCTCACGTCGTGAGGAAGCGATCACTTGGGAAATATGAGGTGCTCCTCTGCGCATGCGACGGATTTATCTTGATTACAATGCGACAGCGCCGCTCTCGCCCACTGCCGAGGCAGTTCTAGCTAAGTGTGGGGGGCGTCTTCCGCAATCTTCCTCTTACATAAATTATTTTCCAGCTTTCAACGCTTCCAGCATGCATGCTGAAGGGCGAATAGCTCGGGCATGGGTTGATGAGGCACGTTGGCGAGTAGCACGGTGCCTTGGAGTCCAGCCTCATGAGATTGTCTTCACCAGCGGTGGCACAGAAAGCAACAACCTGGCTATTATTGGTGCAGTCTTAGCAAGATTGAGAAATTCTGCTGTTGGTCGGCTTTATGTTATGACGTCTGCGATCGAGCACCATTGTGTGTTAGCGTCGTGTCAGTGGTTGCAACGTTGGTTTACCGTGAAGACGGATTTTATCCCGGTAGATCAGACTGGGATAGTTTGTGCAGAAAAGATTGAGGACGTATCGCCGCCTTATCCGCTGTTGATCAGTGTCATGGCAGCGAATAATGAAATCGGCACGCGACAGCCTGTGGAGAGGATTGGTCAGTGGACTCGAAAATATGGCATTCTGTTTCATGTCGATGCTGTCCAACTGGCGGGACGCGAGTCGCTCAAAGCCATCTGTCAAAACGCTGATCTTGTGTCTTTTTCTGGTCACAAAATTGGAGCTCCACACGGGACAGGTGTGCTTTACGTCCGATCGGGTGTGCCTCTGGAGCCGCTTATAATTGGAGGCTGGCAGGAATTAGGCCGAAGAGCGGGGACAGAAAATGCCGCTTCTCTATTGGCTTTGGCAGCGGCTTTGGAGGCGGCTGAAGCAGATATGCAGGGTGAGTCAAGAAGGCTCTTTGAGCTTGTCGAACGCCTCTGGCAACACATCGCTCTTTTGCCTAATGTGCGCCGAAACGGGCATATCACCCAACGTATTGCTAATACTTTGAACGTTACTTTTTTGGATCTTGATCAGCAGACTTTGTTGATGGCGCTGGATCTTGAGGGGTTGAGTGTTTCGAGCGGATCGGCTTGTGTGGTGGGGACGTGGCAGCCCTCGCATGTTCTGGCAGCTTTAGGTTACTCTTCTGAGGGCGCTACGGTGCGATTTTCACTTGGAAAAGAGACTTCTGAGGCTGATGTAGAAGAGGCTGCTGAGCGGGTGAAAAAAGTGGTGAATCGACTTAGATCCATCAATCTTCGCTAGTGGAGCGGCAATCACGCCAACGTCTGGCGACGTCGTTTTCGATGCCGAGGTGGTCTAGGATTCTTGCTACGACGGTATCTACGAGTTCTTCAATGGTCTTTGGATGGCCATAGAATGAAGGCATCGCAGGGATAACGTCAGCCCCAGCTTCGAGTAATGTCACGATGTTGCGCGCTTGCACTAGGTTCCAAGGAGTTTCGCGTGGGACGAGGATTAGACGTCTTCTTTCCTTTAGGAATACATCTGCTGCTCGTGTGATGAGTGAATCGGCGTAGCCATGAGCAATTCGTCCGATCGTTCCCATTGTGCAGGGGGCGATGATCATGGCATCGAAGAGGGTGGAGCCGCTGGCGAAGGGGGCTTGCATGGAGCGATCGTTGTGTTTTTTGATGTTTTCGGGAAAACGGAAGCCGCCTAACTCTTCTTGGCCGACCTGCAAGGCATAAGGGCTGCAGACGACGTGAAGTTCGTGCCCTTCTTTGTGGATTAAGTCTATTAGGCGTTGTGCGTAGAGAGCTCCACTGGCGCCGGTGATGGCAAGAACGAAGCGTTTCATTCTGGGTGAGCATAGATTTTCTGGCTGGAAACTGCAATCGCAGGACTATTGACAATACTTTACTGGTGAGTTTATTTAGTATTAGTGAAACTAATAGATATTTTTTTGTCGCCAAAGCCCAACGGGGTGGAGCGATCCTCGCACGATCAGCCTAAATTGGATTTATCTCGTGAATATTTACTTGTGGCTGAAGCTTTGCAGGAGGTTGAGCAGCTAATTTTCTCTCAGGCTGAGGAATTTGATCCAGCCGTGGCGGGTTATCTGGATTCGATTTGGAGAACTAAAGGCAAGAGGCTAAGGCCGGCGATTACGCTTTTTAGCGCTGGCACGATGGGGGGGATAAGTCCTGCTCACATAAAGTTGGCGATGATAGTGGAGTTGATCCATCTGGCATCTTTGGTGCACGATGATGTGATGGATCATGCGGAGTTGCGGCGTGGAGTGTTGACAGCTTATAAACGGTGGGGGGCAGAGATTGCTGTGCTTTTAGGAGACTGTCTTTTTGCGCATGCACTGAAATCTTGTGCGGATCTTCCTCCGGAAGCGGCGCGTGAAATTGCTTCTGCTGCTAATGAGGTTTGTTCAGGTGAGATTTTACAAACACAAAGGCAATTTGATTTAAATTTGGATTTGGATCAATACTACAAGATTATCGGGATGAAAACGGCTGCGCTTTTTCGAATTTGTGCGGAGCTATCAGCAGTGCTTCACGGCTGCACTGCTGAGCAGCGGTTTGCGATGCGGCAGTTTGGGCAGACGTTTGGGGTAGCTTATCAGGTGTATGATGATTGTTTGGATTTTTTTCACGTCGAGAATGCGACAGGGAAAACTGCGGGGACGGATATAGAGGAGGGGAAAATTACTCTTCCGTTGTTGTTGATGTTGCAGCGTGTCGGGGAAGGGGAGCATCAGCGAATCTTTGGCACGATCTTGCATGGCTCGCGACGTGAGAAGCAGAGGCTTTCGGAGAGGGTGTTGAATTCTGATGCGATGAGTGATGCCGTGATGGTGCTTGAGAATTTATTTGCACAGGCACGTGCTCAACTGGCTCATTTTGGATTTAATCCGTATCGGCAAGCTTTGGAGAGCATAACGAGGAAGATTGTTGCGCATTTGGTTGAGCTTTTGAGGTGTAGCCGGTCTTCGGCGTTATCAGGCACATAGCTCGATGACGAGGAGCTGTAGGGCTTCTTCCTTGTCTATAGTGCCTCGGAGCATTTGGAGATAGGTTTCGTAGAGGCGCTCGAGCGATTCGACCCATCGGCGTAGTGGTTGCCTTTTGGCGTGACGGGCTGCAGATCCGAGTTGGAAGGGGCTGATGGTCTCACCGGATTTTTTTTTGGGTAGATAAATTTCGGCTTGTGGTTCGAGTATAGCTTGGGCGAAATCGCCTTTAGGGATGAGGCGCATCAGTTTTTCCTCGAGTAAAGCTGCACAGAGGGTGACGGTGCGGAGCTGTTGAGCGAGGATGATGAGGATGCCGATGTCGGATTCTTTTTGCAGGAGGAGTTGGCGGAGAAGATCGAGGGCATCAGCTTGACGTTTAGCGAGCACGGCGTTGCAGAAGTCCCAGACTACGGCTTCGCGTTGGCCGAAGACCATTTCACGGGCATCGGCGAGGGTTACTTGGTGGCGGTGTGGGCCGATGTAGAGGAGGAGTTTTTCGGCAGCGGATTGGAGGGCGTGAGTATCTATGCCGAGGGCAATAAAGAGATACTCGCAGACTTCTTCGCTTGCTTGGAGGCCTTTTTCTTGGAGGATGTCGGAGATCAACTTTTGGATTTCGAAACGGCTGAGTTTTCTTGGGTCGGGCTCGTCATGGATTTCAGTAGTGGCGAGTGTGGAGAGGTGTTTGTAAGCGGATCGGCGTTTGTCAACGCCTAGCGCGCTGATGATGAGCGTGACTTCGTCGAGGGAGGCTTTGCTTAGGAAATCGACAAAGTGGTCTAGAGCTGTTTGGACGCTTTCGTAGCGGGCAAGTGGGCTATCATCCATGAAATTGACATTTTTGAGCCAGACGACTTTTTCGCCACCGAAGAAAGATCGTGTAAGGATGCTTTCTTGCGTTTTTTTTAGGACTTCAACAGCTTCTTCGCCGCTTTTGCTCAGGATTCGGCCATCGAGGATCTCGACATTCATGGGGTCGTCGATTTTCAGTTGATCGAAGAAATGTTGAGCGGCTTGTTGGACTTTGCCGTGATCGCTTCCTGCAAAGAAGTAGATCTTGGATGAGGAGGATCGGGGGCGGGACATAAGGGGAGGTCTATTTAAAGTGTATCTTGTGGAAAGCTGAAAGGGTGTCAAAGTAAACTGTATGGAGCATCTCTGGGCACCATGGCGTCGGCAGTATGTGGAGAAGGGACGTGAAGATAATTTGTCCGATACGTTTGCGGTAATTGGGCAATCGTTGGATGATCGGGAACATTTTGTGTTGAGTCGGTCGCGTGCGGGCTATGGGGTTTTGAATCGTTATCCTTACAACACAGCGCATACGTTGGTAGTGCCTTATCGCAAGGTGGCGCAGATCGAAGATCTGAGCGAGGCGGAGTGGTCGGATCTGACGCGGTTGATGTTGCGGATCAAGGGAGCGATTCAGAGAGTATATCAGCCGGATGGCTTTAATATCGGTATCAATTTAGGGTCGGCCGCTGGCGCGGGAATAGAGGAACATTTGCACATTCATCTGGTGCCACGTTGGAGGAATGATGCCAACTTTATGACGACAGTTGGAGCGACGCGCGTTCATCCGAGCGCGTTAGAGGAGGTTTGGCAAGCGCTGAGGGGCGTGTTAGAATCGAGCTAGAGGAGAATTTAGGAGAACTTAGAGGCAGGAGGAATGCACGATGAGAACAAGGATAAGGGGCTCTGGGAGGGGGAAGGGGCGACGTTTGCGCGAGTATGAGTTTGTGGTTGAGGGGAAAGGTGTGAGGAGAGGTTTTTGTAGAGTATTTTTTATAAGCCTCGTGATGTGCCTGGGATGGAATCCGAGTGAAAAGGCTGCGGCAGCGGATGACGTGGTAGTGGCTATGCGGGAGCAAGGAATGTTGTATGTGGATACTGTGGATCCGGAGATTCGACCTGCTGTGATTCTCAATCAACCTTTGGCAGTCTATATGTCTAGGGATTTGCGAAATTTATTGGCGGTGTTGCCGGTGGAGACGCGAGTGGAAATTGTGGCAGTTGAGGTGGCGTATTTAGATGAGGTGGTGAGGCAAGCTAAGGAGAGTGCGGAGCAGGCTCGCGGGAAAGGAGTTTATTTAGTGCGAGCTGAAACGCCTGATCGCAAGGTGGAGGGGTGGGTAAAAGGGGAAGCGATGCCAAAATTAAATCGCGAGGTGATTGAGGCTGCGATGGCAATAGAAAAGCGGCGAGTTGAAGTGGAGGCGGCTATTGCGGCGAAGCAGGTTGTTGAAGGGATGACGATGGAGGAAGTGCGGTTAAGTCTGGGCAAGCCGGATCGGGTTTCGTTTCGACGAGAGACGGGTGAAGATCCGAAGCGAATTGATGTGTGGGTATATGTGATTTACGAACGCGTTTTAAAAACTCGGACGGTATTGAATCCTTATGGAATTCCTGTGATTGAGACCTATTATGAGAAGGAAGCGGTGGGAGAGCGAATAGTTGAGTTTGTAAATAATGCAGTGGTGGCTGTGGAGGAGCACAGGGACGTGAAACGCTGGAGGTAGATTGAGTTTTGGAAAAATGCGAATGCCTCTTGGATCAATGTTTTTGCGGTGGGGAATGTGCGGGATGTTTTTCTGTTTTTGCATCACTTGGGTTCAGGCACAGCGTGCTTTGAGCAATGCGCATGTGCCTTGGGTGAATGGTGAGGTGCTTATTTATGATGTGAAGTGGGGTTTAGTGAAGGCGGCTGAGGCATTATTTAAGGCGGAGGATTTGGGGGATCGTTGGAAATTTAGTCTCAATCTGAAGACTGTTGGGTTAGTTGATGCGTTTTATCCTGTGAATTCCCGCTTTGTTTCGATAACGGAAAAAGGATATTGGCGGTCGATGGGTTATTTTGAAGATCGGAACGAGAATCGCCGCGTGCGGCGAACTAGTAGCACAGTAGATTACTGGAAGAAAGTCGGGGTCTTTCTGAATCAGACTACAGGCGAAAAACGGATGTTTCGTTTTAAGCATGAAATTTTGCATGATTTGGGATCGGTGTTGTATGGGACACGCCTTGCTGACTGGGAGCGTGCGGGAAAGCGGAGAGTGTGTGTGTATGAGAGAGGCAAGATAAAGAATGGATGGATATATTTTGAAAAGCGTGTTGTAGAGAGTGTTGCAGGGTGGCCTAAACAGCGATTGTGGTGTCTATATGGAGAACCTGAGCCGGATAGTGATGGCAAAGTCCGGGGGAACGTGCGGATGTGGTTAACTGATGATAAGAGGCGGATACCTCTCTATGCTCGGGTTAAATTTCGATGGGGAACCTTCGAAATAGAGCTGAAGGAAGCTTTTCCGTATGGATTAGTTAATTATGAGCGAAATTTGGGGGCGTCTCAAATTAAAGCTAGGGCAACGGCATCAGCTACTAAGCGGCCTTGAGGCGTCAGAATAATTCTTTTATCGGGAGTCACATCTATAAGTTTTTCTTGAAGCAGCATTTCTAGCTGCTTTTCATGAATGTGGAGTGTGGGATCATTTATGTTAAGCCCGTTTCGAGTGCGCAGCCCCAAAAGAATTTTTTCTTTTCTGAGTGTATCATGGTTTAGGACTTCAATATCTACCTTTAGTTCATTTAAGTCTGAAGCTACAGATGGGCTTGTAAGCTTTTCGATGTAGCTATCAGTCGAGGGTATGTTTTTCCAACGTTTATTCCGTATGGTGGAAACTGCGCTTGGGCCGAAGCCTAGATAATCACATCCATTCCAATAAGCTTGATTATGCATGGATTCGTATCCTTGGATGCTAAAGTTGGATATCTCATAGGGTCTGTAGCCGCTTTCGGACAGGATTTGATAGGTCAACTGAAAAAGCTCCGCTTCTAAAGCTTCGCTGCGCGTAAAAGTTCCTGTTTTTAAAGCCTCAAAAAACGGCGTGTCTTCTTCGTAGGTGAGAGCATAAGCTGAAATGTGCTCGGGTTGAAGTTCCACGGCTTGTGTAAGAGAATACTGCCATGCTTGTGTATCCTGGCCAGGTAAGCCAAAAATGAGATCAAAGTTTACGTTAGTAAATCCTATTTCTCTTAAAATCCGAATGGTCTTTTGAACGTCTTCAGGTTTATGTTGTCGTCCCAAAAGTTTGAGCTCCTGCGCATTCAGAGATTGCACTCCCAGAGAGATACGATTAACGCCTGCATCAAACCAAGCTAAAGCCTTTGATGGGGTGACTGTTGCTGGGTTCACTTCGATGGTGAACTCCTGGAGACTTCCTGATTGTAAATAAGTTTTCCGAAGGGTATGGGCAATTTTGTGGAATAAATCCACTGACAGGAGCGATGGGGTTCCTCCGCCAAGAAAGACCGTTTCCGCCTCTCCTGGGTAGATTTGATAGGTTAATTCTATTTCCCTGCAGAGAGCTTCCACGAACTTAATGTGTTTTTGGCGGCTGCCTCCGTGCACATAAAAATTGCAGTAAGGACATACTTTTGCACAAAACGGGATGTGTAGATACAAATGCCGGACCATTTCGAAGCTGTTTACGCGGGGTTTCTGGTATCAGTAAATTTCTGCTTGGAATTTTGACAGTTATTACTAAACCCTTGCGTATGAAACAAGATCCTAAGAAATCCGAAGGCAACAAGACAACTTCATCGCGCCGTTCAGCATCTAAGCTATCAAAAACTACAAATGGTGCTAACGGCAAGAAATCTGCTGATAAATCTCAAGTCCCTCCCGTATCAGGACCATCTCCGAATGAGCCAGTTTTAGCAGAACTCGACGATATCAGTCTTGAAGCGTCGCCAATTGAAGGTGATCCGAATGTCGCTAAATTTGTCCTCACTCAAGAAAGACCTGAGTTTCATCCTACTCCTGCGTATGAGTATCTTGGTGAATTGCCGCATACTTACGGAAGCCGCACGCTTTATTTAGTTGCGCGGGATCCGCATTGGCTGTATGCATATTGGGATCTTTCATCGGAACAATTTCGCGAAGTCCAACAACAAGCCCACGATGGAAAGGTCTTCTTGCAAATTTATTTTCAAGACGGGACTTTAGCTCAACAGATTCACATTTTCGAGCACGTTAAAAACTGGTATATTTACGCCAACGCACCGGGGCGATCGTTTTACGCTGAGATTGGCTCCTATCGGCACGACGGCAGCTTTCAGGCAATCACGCGATCTGGGATTGCTTATGCTCCAAGGGATACGATGAGTCCGAACACTGAGGCGCGTTTTGTGACTCTTCCCTTTCACATTAGTTTTCAAGAGCTTTGGCAGATTTTGGCTGGTCGGGGTCGGGAAGGGGAAGAGCTTCTCGAGATCTTGGCACGCATTCAAGAGGAGGGTGGAGAATTGCCGTTCCCTTATCCAGGGGCTATTCCTGGGACGGGGCGTTGGGAGGGCGATTGGTCAGCGATGGGAGCGGTGTTGATCCGTCATATCCGTATGGGCTCAGATGTGATTCAGGAGGTGACGCATCGCCCGAGAATGCAGTGGGCAGGCCTTCCGACCTCTGGTTCTTGGCCGACGAGTCCAAGTAGTGAGACCTATCATTCGGCTTTTCGCAGTGGTCCGCGTCAGTTTTTCATGCATGTAAATGCTGAGTTGATTATTTATGGAGGCACTGATCCGCGGGCGCGTCTGCAGATCGAGGGGAAAGAGATCACGATGAATCCTGATGGGACATTTCGTTATCATTTCACATTTCCTGATGGGACGTATTACATTCCGATCAAAGCTACTTCTCCAGATGGGCTCGAGACAAGGGAGGCTGTTCTTTCATTCCTTCGAATGAGTTATTACAAGGGGCAAGTCGATGCGACTGCTCAGCCTCCGTTGCGAGAGCCTATTGGCAAGATTCCTGCCTGATTGTGGGTCTTGGGCGACGGATTTTTTCTAAGCGAGGTTCTTCCCCGGCGTCTTTATTTTCTTGCTTTGTAGGATTTTGTGTAATAGGGTAGTTTTATGACGCGTCGGGAGTGGGTCAAAGCGACTGTTGCGGCTGTTTTAGGTGCGACCCTTTTCCCTTGGAGGGATTCTTTGGCTCGGTCAACTAAGCCTCTTGCTAAAAAGGGCGCGTCTCTGCTTGAGGTTCCTGAGGGGTTGGAGCCGTTTTTTGTTAATAGTGGTCCGGGCTATGGTCGGCGTATTGCCTTGACGTTTGATGATGGGCCATGTCCTGGGGTGACCGATGTGATTTTGCGTGCGCTTGAGAGGCGGAATATCCAGGCGACATTTTTTATGATTGGGCGTCGGGTGCAGGCGGCGCCGTCTCTGGGGAGAGAGGTGGTGGCGGCTGGCCATGAAGTTGGCAATCATACGCTGAATCACGTTCCGCTTTCGCAATATAATTCTCAACGGGTGTATTACGAGATTGCGCGTTGCCAGGATATTATTGAGGATCAGCTTCGGGTCTCTCCGCATTGGTTTCGGCCGCCTTATGGGGCGTTTCGGCGGAATCAGGGTCCGATTGCTTTGTCGCGGTATCTTGGGATTGCCTTTTGGAATGTCGATCCGCAAGATTGGCGGCGTCCTGGGGTTTCGAAGATTATTAATACGGTTGTGTCGAAGACGGAGCCGGGGTCGATTATTCTTTTGCATGATATTCATGAGCAGACTGCTGAAGCTGTTGAGCCGTTGTTGGATGAGTTGATGGATTTGGAGTTTACTTTTACGACGATGACGCGTTTTCTTGGGTTGCCGTATCCGATTATTCCTAGGGCTATTCCGGTGTCGCCTGATGTGCCGATTTGAGTTTTTCTGCGGGTGTGGGTGGGTTGTTTGTGTTGTTGTTTTTTTGGAGTGTTGGAGTGGTTGTTGGGGGTTAGAAGGCTGGCTGGTTAGAAGGCTGCCTGGTGTGGCGTTAAAGGGGGGGATGTGGGGAGTTGGAAGGCTGGGTGTTTAGGGTTCAGTGGGTTTGTGATTGAGTTTTGTGGGATTTGTGTTGGGTTGAGGGTTTTAGTTTGGTGAAGAGAGCAGGGGGTCAGTGGGTGTTGTGCGACGAGGTGTGGCTTCGTGGGGTGGGGAGGGGGCGGGGTGTGGATTTTCTGTGTGTATCTTGAGGGAGAGGATGCGCGAGATGCCGCGCTCGTGCATGGTGACGCCGTAGACGACGTCTGCGGCTTGAATGGTGCGTTTGTTGTGTGTGATGACTATGAATTGGGAGTGCTCGGTGAAGTTTTTGAGGATGGCGATGAAGCGGTCGATGTTGGATTCATCGAGGGGGGCATCCATTTCGTCGAGGACGCAGAAGGGGCTGGGTTTGACTTTGTAGAGGGCGAAGAGGAGGGCTAGGGCGGTGAGGGTTTGCTCGCCGCCGGAGAGGAGGGTGATGGATTGAGGTTTTTTGCCGGGGGGTCGTGCTATGATTTCGATGCCGGATTCGAGGGGGTCTTCGTGTTGGAGTAGTTCTAGGTGGGCTTTGCCGCCGTTGAAGAGTTGTTGGAAGAGGGATTGGAAGTGGGTGCGAATTTTTTCGAAGGTTTCTGTGAAGAGTTTTTGGGTGGTGAGGTTGATTTCTGATATGGTTTGGAGGAGTTGTTGTTTGGATTTGAGGAGGTCTTGTTGTTGGGCGGTGAGGAAGTTGTAGCGGTCTTGGAGTTCTTGGAATTCGGTGATGGCTTCGGGGTTGACGGCGCCGATGGCTTGAATTTTTTGTTTTAGGTCTTGGACTTGGGTTTGAATTTCGCTCCAGGGTGTGGTGTTGAGTTCTTCTTCGGAAAGAGGGGTGAGCTCGTCGAGGGGGGTTTGGTAGGTGGTGAGTATTTTTTCTCGATGGTTTTGGAGGTGGATGCGGGCTTCGGCGAGTTGGATTTCGTGTTGGTGTTGGTTGTGTTGAAGGGATTCGAGTTCGTTTCGAAGGCGGAGTTGTTGTTGTTCACGGGTAGAGATTTCGTTCTGGAGTGTGTGAAGCTTTTGGGTGATGTCTTGGATTTGTGTGTGGTATTGTTGTGCGTGATGTTGGGCTTGGGTAAGGTCGCGTTCGGCTTCTTGTATGGCTTGGGAGGCTTCTTGGATGGTTGCGTCGTGATCTTTGGTTTCGGAATGTCGGGTGTGGAGGAGGGTTTGTAGCTCTTCTAGGCGTTGGTGGGCAGTGTGGATTTGGTTTTTGAGGGAGAGGTGTTGTTGCTCGAGGGATTGTTGCTGGATGAGGGCAGCGGAGAGGCGGTCGCGGGCTTGGGTTTCGGTTTCTGTGAGTTGGAGGATTTGTTGTTCTAAATTTTGGAGGGCGTCTTGGGATTGTTTGAGGGCCTGGGTGGCTTCTTGGAGTTGGGTTTGGAGGGATTGTTCTTGTTGGTGGTGGGTTTGTTGTTGGGAGAGGAGGTGGGAGATTTCGCGGTTGTAGTCGTCGCGGCGTCGGGAGATTTCTTCGACGTCGGATTGGGCGTTATCGTGGTCGGCTTGGGCTTGGGCATGGTGGAGGCGAGCTTCTTGGAGTGTGGTGCGGGCAAGCTCTAGGTTGTGTTGAGCTTGTGTGTGGAGGGCGCGGGCGTTGATGAGGGAGGCGTCGAGCTCGGAGAGGGTTTTGCGTTCTTCGGCGATTTCGAGTTCGAGGCGACGGATTTCGTTGCGGCGGATGAGGACTGTGAGGGCGGCCTGTCCTTTGTCTGCGCCGAAAT contains the following coding sequences:
- a CDS encoding UbiX family flavin prenyltransferase; translated protein: MKRFVLAITGASGALYAQRLIDLIHKEGHELHVVCSPYALQVGQEELGGFRFPENIKKHNDRSMQAPFASGSTLFDAMIIAPCTMGTIGRIAHGYADSLITRAADVFLKERRRLILVPRETPWNLVQARNIVTLLEAGADVIPAMPSFYGHPKTIEELVDTVVARILDHLGIENDVARRWRDCRSTSED
- a CDS encoding DUF3108 domain-containing protein, coding for MPLGSMFLRWGMCGMFFCFCITWVQAQRALSNAHVPWVNGEVLIYDVKWGLVKAAEALFKAEDLGDRWKFSLNLKTVGLVDAFYPVNSRFVSITEKGYWRSMGYFEDRNENRRVRRTSSTVDYWKKVGVFLNQTTGEKRMFRFKHEILHDLGSVLYGTRLADWERAGKRRVCVYERGKIKNGWIYFEKRVVESVAGWPKQRLWCLYGEPEPDSDGKVRGNVRMWLTDDKRRIPLYARVKFRWGTFEIELKEAFPYGLVNYERNLGASQIKARATASATKRP
- a CDS encoding polyprenyl synthetase family protein; translation: MSPKPNGVERSSHDQPKLDLSREYLLVAEALQEVEQLIFSQAEEFDPAVAGYLDSIWRTKGKRLRPAITLFSAGTMGGISPAHIKLAMIVELIHLASLVHDDVMDHAELRRGVLTAYKRWGAEIAVLLGDCLFAHALKSCADLPPEAAREIASAANEVCSGEILQTQRQFDLNLDLDQYYKIIGMKTAALFRICAELSAVLHGCTAEQRFAMRQFGQTFGVAYQVYDDCLDFFHVENATGKTAGTDIEEGKITLPLLLMLQRVGEGEHQRIFGTILHGSRREKQRLSERVLNSDAMSDAVMVLENLFAQARAQLAHFGFNPYRQALESITRKIVAHLVELLRCSRSSALSGT
- a CDS encoding serine O-acetyltransferase, with protein sequence MELESLVDAFLDSYAEHGGINHIDGINLPSKASIANILENLLHLLMPGFWGDTMENTDGLPQYTRNQLKTIVTQLSAEIEKSLEFAPVAGVRTPEVVYAFFTRLLSLRPILQKDAEAAFNGDPAATCIEEVILAYPGFEALAVYRIAHILYELRVPLIPRMMTEWAHGRTGVDIHPGARIGTSFFMDHGTGIVIGETCIIGDRVKIYHGVTLGARSTSGGQRLRGVQRHPIIEDDVTIYPGATILGGDTRIGARSVIGGNVWLTHSVPPDSLVTFHTPELLIRSRREEAITWEI
- a CDS encoding HIT domain-containing protein, which translates into the protein MEHLWAPWRRQYVEKGREDNLSDTFAVIGQSLDDREHFVLSRSRAGYGVLNRYPYNTAHTLVVPYRKVAQIEDLSEAEWSDLTRLMLRIKGAIQRVYQPDGFNIGINLGSAAGAGIEEHLHIHLVPRWRNDANFMTTVGATRVHPSALEEVWQALRGVLESS
- a CDS encoding NADH-quinone oxidoreductase subunit I, producing MVIARPSLKWYEKLYLPAILTGLRITLKHLLLRIIGKTKVTLEYPEQKWSLPPGYRGAPTLVKDEEGREKCVSCQLCEFICPPRAITIIPGEIPHDSPYAKVEKAPKEFFIDMTRCIYCGFCEEVCPEEAIFLRQDYAITGLSRSEMIHNKAKLYELGGVMQRPIKKWANK
- the holA gene encoding DNA polymerase III subunit delta, with the translated sequence MSRPRSSSSKIYFFAGSDHGKVQQAAQHFFDQLKIDDPMNVEILDGRILSKSGEEAVEVLKKTQESILTRSFFGGEKVVWLKNVNFMDDSPLARYESVQTALDHFVDFLSKASLDEVTLIISALGVDKRRSAYKHLSTLATTEIHDEPDPRKLSRFEIQKLISDILQEKGLQASEEVCEYLFIALGIDTHALQSAAEKLLLYIGPHRHQVTLADAREMVFGQREAVVWDFCNAVLAKRQADALDLLRQLLLQKESDIGILIILAQQLRTVTLCAALLEEKLMRLIPKGDFAQAILEPQAEIYLPKKKSGETISPFQLGSAARHAKRQPLRRWVESLERLYETYLQMLRGTIDKEEALQLLVIELCA
- a CDS encoding cysteine desulfurase, which encodes MRRIYLDYNATAPLSPTAEAVLAKCGGRLPQSSSYINYFPAFNASSMHAEGRIARAWVDEARWRVARCLGVQPHEIVFTSGGTESNNLAIIGAVLARLRNSAVGRLYVMTSAIEHHCVLASCQWLQRWFTVKTDFIPVDQTGIVCAEKIEDVSPPYPLLISVMAANNEIGTRQPVERIGQWTRKYGILFHVDAVQLAGRESLKAICQNADLVSFSGHKIGAPHGTGVLYVRSGVPLEPLIIGGWQELGRRAGTENAASLLALAAALEAAEADMQGESRRLFELVERLWQHIALLPNVRRNGHITQRIANTLNVTFLDLDQQTLLMALDLEGLSVSSGSACVVGTWQPSHVLAALGYSSEGATVRFSLGKETSEADVEEAAERVKKVVNRLRSINLR